GGCCTAAATTATGACTAACAAAGAAAATAGTTTTATTTTGTTCTTTAAATTCGTATATTTTATCTAAACATTTTTGAGCAAAGGTTTGGTCACCAACAGACAAAGCTTCGTCAATGACTAGGATATCTGGGTTTACTGTTATATTAATGGAGAATCCAAGCTTTGCACGCATACCGCTTGAATATTTTTTAACTGGTTGATAAATAAACTCACCCAGTTCACTAAATTCAATAATCTTAGGTGTCATAGCTTTGATTTCTTTACGTTTAAAGCCCATGCATAACATTTTAAATTCAATGTTTTCAATGCCTGTTAATTGTCCGCTTAACCCAGCACTAATGGCAATAACACTTACTTCGCCATTGCGGTCAACTTTTCCAACGGTAGGTGATAATGATCCACCTATAATATTACTTAGCGTTGATTTACCAGATCCATTTATGCCAACGAGCCCAATCACATCACCTTCATAAGCTTTTAGGCTAATATCGTCTAAGGCGAAAAATGTTTTGTTTTTATGTTTGGGAATAAGTGCATCTTTCATACGTTCTTTGTTCGTACGATAGATACGATATTCTTTTGTTACATTTTTAATGTTTACCGAAACGTTCATTTGTAGACCTTCCTTATTCACAGTTATCTAGATTATAATATACTACTCAACAGTTGTTAAATTTTAAAACCTGTTGTAAAGTGTATAGAAGATTTTGTTATTATCAGAGTTGGTAATATGACACAAAGTTTTAATCATTAG
This is a stretch of genomic DNA from Staphylococcus roterodami. It encodes these proteins:
- the tagH gene encoding teichoic acids export ABC transporter ATP-binding subunit TagH — protein: MNVSVNIKNVTKEYRIYRTNKERMKDALIPKHKNKTFFALDDISLKAYEGDVIGLVGINGSGKSTLSNIIGGSLSPTVGKVDRNGEVSVIAISAGLSGQLTGIENIEFKMLCMGFKRKEIKAMTPKIIEFSELGEFIYQPVKKYSSGMRAKLGFSINITVNPDILVIDEALSVGDQTFAQKCLDKIYEFKEQNKTIFFVSHNLGQVRQFCTKIAWIEGGKLKDYGELDDVLPKYEAFLNDFKKKSKAEQKEFRNKLDESRFVIK